Within the Desulfatiglans anilini DSM 4660 genome, the region CGCATGGTCACCGCCCAAGCCGCGCACAAGGCCGGAAAGCTCCCCGAGGATACCTGGAACACGCTACGGCAGCGATTCAACGCCCTGCAGGAGCTGGCCATCCGGGAGTTCGGCAAGGATAGCCTGCAGGAGGTCCTGCACTCCTTTTCCCCAAAGAACTACCGGCCACCCGCGCTTCGTTCCGAGCCCCAGGATAAACCCGTCGACGTTCCCAGAAAGGACTGGATTTATCCCGGGAACCAAGCTTGGAAATGTAAGCAGCCGGTGACTTCCCAGGCTGTCGCCAAGGTCGACACCATCCGTGAGGAGGCCATGGCCAAGGGCTGGTCCGAGGCACGCCTCTATCAGAACCAGGGTCGGTTTAGGTTTCCCTGCGGCGAGGACTACGGCCTGGTCTGTTTCGTCGATGGCGAACAGGAGATTGGCGAGGTCACCGAGCGTTTTATCGAAATTGTCCACGGGCCGAAGTCCGGGCGTCCCAGCACGCTACGGTTCTACAACCCGGACGTGCCGCAGCCGTGGATGAAGAAAGTGGAGGATTGAGCCGTGAAGAAAAAGAAACGCTACGCCAACGCCAAGGATGTCCTGCCCGAGGAACTCTTCGCGCAGATCCAGAAGCACTACACCGGAATTCTCTGGGTCCCGGCACCGAGCCGCTTCTACCAGGAGCGCCGCGACCTGGTGCTTGCCCTTCATCTGCAGGGGATCAGCAGCCAGGAGATCTCCAACCTCGCTGGAGTGACCACCCGCCGGGTCAACCAGATCATCGCCGCCGAACGAAAATAGGACCGGGACCGACAGTTGGCCGCCGCTTCCGGTAAGTAACCCCTGAACCGGCGGGAGCGCGTTTGGAGGCTAAATCGGCCTCCCGCCCCGCATCCCGGCTTGGGAAAACAATATTCGGCAGGATTTCCACGTGGCACTGAACAAACCGGACAAAGAGACGCTGGACCGCTGGCACCGCAACGAGGGCAAGACCGAACCGCCCCGGCGCGGGCCTGGTGCGCCCGAGGGCAACCAGAACCGGCTGCGTCACGGCATCTTCGCCGACCGCTGTCTGACGCCGGAAGAAAAGGTCATGTTCGACGCGATCATCGACCGCCTCAACCAGGACTTCGAGTTCAACAAATCCAGCGACTTCCTGCAAGTGGAGCTGGTGGGCGTCTACTCGGTCAAGCTGGTCCGCGCCCAGATCGAGGGGAACACCGACGCCGCCGAAAAGCTCGACCGGATGATCCGCTGCCACATGAAGGATCTCAAGACCACCAAGATTGCTCGCGAGGGTGAGGAGCCGAAAGGCCCGCAGACCTCTCCGGCGGAATGGGCGGCGGCACTGCTTGAGAAGGTGGCCGAGGCTGCCAACACCCCGGGCGCGAAACCCTCCGGCCGCAAGAAACACGGAAAGAATTGCGGATAACACCATGGAGGGCTTTTCCGATGACCCCGGCACACGGCGACTTGCGGCAGACAGCTTCACCAGGAATTGCGGATAAGACGTGTTCCTTGCACTTTCGGAATCGGCATTCTCCGGCCGCCGATCATCATTTTCACTCCTCGATTTCCTCCTGCAGTTCTCGATATCCACTTGGCATGTGTGCGCATAAACCGAGCCGCATAAGCCAAGCAGATATTGGCATGTTCACGCCGGAGCTCTCTCACATAACCCAAGTAGATATTGCCATGTGTGTTCTGCGACTGGAGCGCATAAGCCAAGCAGATATTGCCATGTGCGGCCGACAGACAGAGAAGGAGAAATTCCGATCAATCGATATTTCCCGCTCCACCCAGGCGGCTGAGAACCATCGTCATAATCATTCATCATCGGCGGATGTGTTCTTCTGCGGGCACTGTCATTCACTGTCTTCGACACTGTCTAAGCCAACGAAAACAGGAGCAGCCGAGGCCGCTCCCATCGTCGGGTCAGGAAGGATCAGAGGCGTTCGAGGGCTTCCTCGAGCTGGCCGTCCACGAGGTGGGTGTAGATCTGGGTGGTGGACACGTCGCGATGCCCCAATGCCCGCTGCACCACGAGCAGGTCGTTGGTCGCGCCGTAGAGGTGGGTGGCGAATGTATGCCGCAGCCCGTGCGGCGTCAGTTCCTTTTCGATCCCGGCCTTCCGCAGCCAGTGGGCGAGCCGGTTGGCTATCTGCCGCTGGCAGAGTCTGCCGTCCCGGTTCGACAGGAACAGGGCTTCCATTTCTGGGCGGCCGTGTCGACGACGCTCGGCCAGGTAACGGCGCAGCAATGTGCGGAGGTCGGTCTTGATGAACTTGACCTGCGGCACATTCCCCTTGGCCCGCACCCGCAGATGCTTGGCGTCGAGGTCGATGTCATCCATGTCGAGCGCGGCCAGCTCGCCAAGCCTGATCCCGGTGCCCAGCAGCACCTCGATCATGGCGCGGTCGCGCAGCGCGGAGAACTCGGTCCGCCCCTTGAGCTCCTTGAGCAGACGTTTCTTTTCGGCGGCGGTCAGGAAAACCGGCAGCTTTCTCGGCAACCGATGCATGCGGATGGACCGGGCCGGATTGTCATCGACCACGCCAGCCTCGACAGCCCAGGCGAAAAAGGCCCGCACCGCCGCCTTCATCCGATGGAGCGAGGCCGCCGAGCGTGGGCCTCGCTCACTCTCGGTGACCGCATCAGCGGAGAACACCTGGTCGAGGAGCCCGGCCGTGACTTCCCGGCAGACGATGCCCGGGGCCAACTCCCCGGCCACGCGGGCCACCAGGGCGAGATCCCGGCGGTATGCGGCTATGGTCGCCGGGGAGCGTCCTTCGGCCGACAGGCGGGCACAGAACGCCTCCGTTGCGCCCGTCAGGTCGAGGTCAGCCGTTCGGTTGCTCATCGCTGGACTCCTTCACCCGGCTGTGGCCCATGGGCGTGCTCTTGGGCAGCGGCAGTTCCTCGATGCGCCCCGATTCTCTGGCCCAGACCATCATCATGCGGAACACCCGAACGGTCTTGGCGACGGTGCGCTCGGCCCGCTCCTTGCTGTCGGGGAGTTTGAGCAGCAGATCGGATTTGTAGAACTTGCCGACCTGGGGAAGCCGGATCTCGGCGAGCTGGCGATCCGCGCCGAAGAAGGCCTCAACCACGTCGAGGTCCTTCCGGTAGGTGTAGAGGGTCCGCTCTTTCTTTCCGGATTCCCGCAGGTAGCCGATGAAAGCCTCGGCGGCTTGATGCACGGTGCATTCGGTCATGTCGATGTCTCCTTTGTCGGTGGCCCGGTGTGTTCAGGACAGGAACTCGTCCAGCTCCCGCAGCAGTTCCTCGACGTGGCCGAGGGAGCCGACGCTCGCCCAGGTGATGTCCGGCTGCTTCGCGTCCGCTTCGAGCTTGCCGCGAATGCCCTCGATCAGCCGGGCGATGTTCTCCTGCTTTTCTCGGTACGCCTTGAGTGCCTGCTGGCGGTTTCTGTCGTAGGTCATGGCCTGCCTCCGGTTCCGGTTTTCTTTGATGCGGGACCATCCCGCGTCACATCCAATGACGCTTCTATCTCGTTGGAAATCAAGTGTTTGCAGAGATCTTTCTGCATGTACCCCAAACCCATAAACCAAAGGAGATCAACATGTTGAAGAAGACACTCGAATGGACCATCCCGCTGGTCCTGGCCGGGATCATGACCGGCTGCGCCACCTACCGGCCTCCGGCCCAGATCCAGTCGGCAGTGGCCACCGTCAACCGCCACACACCCGAGTATGTGACCGAGGCCAACAAGGCGCTACGCGAGGTCGGCCACCCGGACGCCGAGCGCCTGACCGGTGTCGGCCTGCGCCTGCAGACCGCCGTGGACGCCCTTGACCAGTGGGCCAACGGCACGAACCAGGAGGCAGGCCAATGAAAGAGATTCTTCAGGAGAACAGCGATGCCGTTCGCCAGGCCGGTGAGGCCCTGGTCGAAATCGGCACCGAGCTGGCGGCGGGACGGATCGAGAACGCCCTCGGCCGTCTGGAAGCGGCCCAGCAGCAGTACCGGGCCTGGACGGAGTTGGACCAGGCCATCATCGACATTCAGGAAGCTGTCCACGACCGGAAGAACACCCTGGCCGTGCAGCAAATCCTGACGGAACTGGTGGGCACCATCCTCGGCAACGCCTTGAGGACGGGAATGCACTGATGGCGGTAACCGACAAGGAGCGCAAACTCGCGGCGACCCTGAGCGATCCCGTGTTGTGGGGGCAAGCCTACCTCTACAACCGGGATGGCTCAGGCCGCGACTACTGGCCGCACCAGGTGGAGGACCTGCGCTGCCCGGCCAAGAACATTATCCACCTCGACGGCCGGGACGTGGGCAAGTCCATCGTGCTCTCGACCGACGCGCTCCATTACGCCTTCACCACCCGAGGCGGCCAGGGCCTCATCGCGGCTCCGCACCAGGGGCACCTCGACACCATCATCGAGGAGATCGAGTTCCAGCTCGACAGCAACCCGGATCTGATGAACAGCATCGCCCTGACCAAGTACGGCAAGCCCAAGATCCACCGCAAACCCTATTTCCGACTGGAGTTCACCAACGGTTCGGTGCTCTATTTCCGCCCGGCCGGGGCCTATGGCGACGCCTTTCGTTCGTTGCATGTCGGCCGCGTCTGGGTCGATGAAGGAGCCTGGCTGACCGAACGGGCCTGGAAGGCGCTGCGTCAGTGCCTCAAGGCCGGGGGGACGCTACGCATCTACTCCACGCCCAACGGCCTGCGCGACACCACCTATTACCGGCTCACCTCATCGGAGCAGTTCCATGTATTCCGATGGCCGTCCTGGCTCAACCCCCTGTGGACCGAGGATCGCGAAGCCGAACTGCTGGAGTTCTACGGCGGCCGCGACAGCTCCGGCTGGCAACACGAGGTGGCCGGTGAACACGGCAAGCCTTCCTATGGGGCCTTCAATGTCGAGCAGTTCAACCTCTGTCGGCAGGATCTGCTGGAGTACCAGAAGATCGTCATCACCGATTCCGAGCTGCGCGATTGCGACACCGAGGAAGCGGCCCACGACCGGCTGGAGATGCTGCTCAACCTCACGCCCCGCAGCGGTCAGTTCTGGGTCGGCGGTGACCTGGGCTACACCAACGATCCCACCGAGATCGTCGTATTCCAGGAGATGGAGATCGGAGAGCGGACGCTGCTGAAGATGATCCTGCGCGTTCATCTCGAACACGTTTCCTATCCGCACATCGCCCAGATCATCGCGCTACTGGAGCGTTACTACACCCCGGCGGGCATCGGCGTGGACAACGGCGGCAACGGCTTGGCCGTGGTCCAGGAGCTGCTCACCCTGGACAAGTACAAGGGGCTGGAGCTGGAAGGCAGGCTCAAGGGATACGACTTCGGCGGCATGACCCGGCTGGCGGTCCGCGACGGCAAAGAAGTCAAGAAGCGCACCAAGGAGCTGATGACCAGCCTCATCAACGGAGCCCTACAGCGTAAGCAGGTCATTTTCCCCTCGGACGACCTGGAGGTGGAAGACCAATTCACCACCCACACCTACACCCTGCGGGACGGCAAGATCATCTATTCCAAGGGCAACGACCACATCATCGACGCAGTGCGCTGCGCCATGCTGATCCGGGAGGAAGGCAACCTCGACCCGGTCGGCGAAGAGGTGGTCTCGCTCAAGCCCGTGCTCACCAATCCGATCTTCATCTGATCGCATCCTCCGACGCTTTCCACCCCGCTCCGGTAAGTAACCGGCATCGAGCCGGGTTCGGTCCACACGGGCCGGATGTGCGGCTGTCATGGCCGAAACTACCGAGAGGATCACGTGGAAAGCACCGCCAATCAGGACGAACAACCCGAAAGCCTGGACACCACCGGCTTTGTCATCGCGCCGCTGGCCGCAGCGGCCGCGCTCGACTCGGCCGCTTTCAGCAAGGTCAACGCCACCGAAGCGATTCCGGCCACCTGGGAAGAACGCGCCCGCAAGGCCTGGGAATACTACGTCGAGGAGCCGCTGGTGAAGAACTGCGTCAACTCCTGGCGCACCTTCGCTGTGGGCGACGAGATCAAGATCACCAGCGACGACGAGACCCTCAAGGAGCAGGCTCTGGAGGCCGCCTGGCGGCTGAACGTCTCGCAGTTCATCAAGGACATGGTTCTTCAGCTCCTGGTGAAAGGTGACGCCATCGGATTCAAGCGCTTCACCAAGTCCGGCCAGGACATCGAGGAGCTGGTCTGCGTCAACCCGGTTTCGGTCAAGGTCAAATACGCCCAGGGAGAACTGATCGAGGCCCGGCAATTTCCCGAGGACACCCCCGGCGGCGGGGAATCCATCCCGCTGCCCGTCGAGCAGGTGGTCCACCTCAAATGGGATGCTCCGGCCTTTTCGCCCCGGGGCAACTCCCTCGTGC harbors:
- a CDS encoding tyrosine-type recombinase/integrase; this encodes MSNRTADLDLTGATEAFCARLSAEGRSPATIAAYRRDLALVARVAGELAPGIVCREVTAGLLDQVFSADAVTESERGPRSAASLHRMKAAVRAFFAWAVEAGVVDDNPARSIRMHRLPRKLPVFLTAAEKKRLLKELKGRTEFSALRDRAMIEVLLGTGIRLGELAALDMDDIDLDAKHLRVRAKGNVPQVKFIKTDLRTLLRRYLAERRRHGRPEMEALFLSNRDGRLCQRQIANRLAHWLRKAGIEKELTPHGLRHTFATHLYGATNDLLVVQRALGHRDVSTTQIYTHLVDGQLEEALERL
- a CDS encoding terminase large subunit domain-containing protein; the protein is MLWGQAYLYNRDGSGRDYWPHQVEDLRCPAKNIIHLDGRDVGKSIVLSTDALHYAFTTRGGQGLIAAPHQGHLDTIIEEIEFQLDSNPDLMNSIALTKYGKPKIHRKPYFRLEFTNGSVLYFRPAGAYGDAFRSLHVGRVWVDEGAWLTERAWKALRQCLKAGGTLRIYSTPNGLRDTTYYRLTSSEQFHVFRWPSWLNPLWTEDREAELLEFYGGRDSSGWQHEVAGEHGKPSYGAFNVEQFNLCRQDLLEYQKIVITDSELRDCDTEEAAHDRLEMLLNLTPRSGQFWVGGDLGYTNDPTEIVVFQEMEIGERTLLKMILRVHLEHVSYPHIAQIIALLERYYTPAGIGVDNGGNGLAVVQELLTLDKYKGLELEGRLKGYDFGGMTRLAVRDGKEVKKRTKELMTSLINGALQRKQVIFPSDDLEVEDQFTTHTYTLRDGKIIYSKGNDHIIDAVRCAMLIREEGNLDPVGEEVVSLKPVLTNPIFI